In one Trichlorobacter lovleyi SZ genomic region, the following are encoded:
- a CDS encoding B12-binding domain-containing radical SAM protein → MKILFLSPGWPKGRLWGELGFKFPTLSLASLAAVTPQDWDVSFHDDAVRATNFDTDADLIALTAMTAQATRAYQLADAFRSRGKTVVMGGFHASNLPDESLQHVDSVVVGEGELVWPRLLADFQAGQLQRLYRADGLIDTALIPQARREIFKGSGHLFTNTIQTTRGCPFDCEFCSVTAFYGRKYRKRPLEQVLAELQELRKANSFVFFVDDNIVADRRYSLPLFEGMKGMGLKWLSHAPIDFAEDQELLKAAGESGCVGMFVGFESLNQDSLAAMGKVTNKAASYKAYAQQFRDHGIGILGSFVMGCDGDTPAVFEQTLRFCEDARLEAAIFPILTPYPGTKVRQRLEAEGRIISNNWQDYDMEHVTFQPRGMTVQQLQDGYDQACRSFYSWGSIYRRIFKLHRSVQVFGPMNIGFRSAIRKKRADA, encoded by the coding sequence ATGAAAATTCTCTTTCTCTCCCCTGGTTGGCCCAAAGGTCGGTTGTGGGGAGAACTGGGCTTTAAATTTCCCACCCTGTCACTGGCATCCCTGGCTGCGGTTACTCCTCAGGATTGGGATGTCAGCTTTCATGATGATGCTGTCCGTGCAACTAACTTTGATACCGATGCAGACCTGATCGCCCTGACCGCCATGACCGCCCAGGCAACCCGTGCCTACCAGCTGGCGGATGCCTTTCGCAGCCGTGGCAAGACGGTGGTGATGGGGGGCTTTCACGCCAGTAACCTGCCGGATGAGTCGCTGCAGCATGTGGATAGTGTCGTGGTGGGAGAGGGGGAGCTGGTCTGGCCCCGGTTGTTAGCAGACTTTCAGGCGGGTCAACTGCAGCGGCTTTATCGGGCAGACGGGCTGATAGACACAGCCTTGATTCCCCAGGCCAGGCGGGAGATCTTCAAAGGTTCCGGTCATCTCTTTACCAATACCATCCAGACTACCCGCGGTTGTCCCTTTGATTGCGAGTTCTGCTCGGTCACCGCCTTTTACGGGCGCAAATACCGCAAACGTCCACTGGAGCAGGTGCTGGCCGAACTGCAGGAACTGCGTAAGGCCAACTCCTTTGTCTTTTTTGTGGATGACAACATCGTGGCTGACCGGCGTTATTCCTTACCGCTCTTTGAGGGGATGAAGGGGATGGGCCTGAAGTGGCTCTCCCACGCCCCGATTGATTTTGCAGAAGATCAAGAGCTCTTAAAGGCTGCCGGTGAATCCGGTTGTGTCGGCATGTTCGTCGGTTTTGAATCGCTGAATCAGGACTCTCTGGCAGCCATGGGCAAGGTAACCAACAAGGCTGCGTCCTACAAAGCCTATGCCCAGCAGTTTCGGGATCACGGCATCGGCATCCTGGGCTCCTTTGTGATGGGTTGCGATGGCGATACTCCGGCGGTCTTTGAACAGACCCTGCGCTTCTGCGAAGATGCCCGGCTTGAGGCCGCCATCTTCCCGATCCTGACCCCTTATCCCGGTACCAAGGTGCGACAGAGACTTGAGGCTGAAGGGCGGATTATCAGCAATAACTGGCAGGATTACGATATGGAGCATGTTACCTTCCAGCCTCGGGGGATGACGGTCCAACAACTGCAGGACGGCTATGATCAGGCCTGCCGCAGTTTCTACTCCTGGGGCTCCATCTACCGCCGTATCTTCAAGCTGCACCGTTCTGTCCAGGTCTTTGGTCCGATGAATATCGGCTTCCGCTCCGCCATCCGAAAAAAACGGGCCGATGCATGA
- a CDS encoding phosphopantetheine-binding protein: MSDELIPKVKQMIIDALRIEGMSADEIDSDAPLFGEGLGLDSIDALQLVVAMEKDFGVVVPDAATGTKVFASVRAMAGYIAENGK, from the coding sequence ATGAGTGATGAGCTGATTCCCAAAGTAAAACAGATGATTATTGATGCCCTGCGGATTGAGGGGATGTCTGCGGACGAGATTGACAGTGATGCCCCCCTGTTCGGTGAAGGACTGGGGCTTGACTCCATAGATGCCTTGCAGCTGGTGGTGGCAATGGAAAAGGATTTTGGTGTTGTGGTGCCTGATGCTGCAACCGGTACCAAGGTGTTTGCCTCTGTGCGGGCTATGGCCGGTTACATCGCTGAAAACGGCAAGTAG
- a CDS encoding B12-binding domain-containing radical SAM protein: MTVKPRLLLVYPATHKLGWVKRFQLPSLSLKQVAAATPPEWEVLLADEVQEEIDFDGDYDLVGITAMTHQAVRAYRIADRFRARGVPVVLGGIHPTVLPDEAIKHADSVVLGEAEPVWAALLHDLQQGQLQPFYQVLPEGDQLSIPWSRHDFLAPRKYLTTRTLQASRGCPYNCPFCTVTPHFGRTFRYREPEDVLAELRSFKPGLMVFLDDNILGDPERAKPILRGMAGMGLKWGGQANLRFAEDPELVRLLAASGCVGIFVGLESVDGEYANLPKTAGKTSQADLIKRVRDTGVVVEASVIFGFDDHDAGVFERTVRYLENCAASLPTFHILTPYPGTALFSQFQQEGRLLHTDWQRYDHGQVVYQPKQMSPERLYNGWVQARQEAYRWPAIAGRVMQSPGKGVNLLYNLLRRGGIYGREEKTT, from the coding sequence ATGACCGTAAAACCCCGTCTGCTGCTGGTGTACCCTGCCACCCATAAACTGGGCTGGGTCAAGCGATTTCAGCTGCCTTCCCTGTCTCTTAAGCAGGTCGCCGCTGCCACACCGCCTGAATGGGAGGTGCTGCTTGCTGACGAGGTGCAGGAAGAAATTGATTTTGATGGTGACTATGACCTGGTTGGGATCACGGCCATGACCCATCAGGCGGTGCGGGCCTACCGGATTGCGGATCGCTTTCGCGCACGGGGGGTGCCGGTGGTGCTGGGGGGGATCCATCCCACGGTGCTGCCGGATGAGGCGATCAAACATGCCGACAGCGTGGTGCTGGGGGAGGCCGAGCCGGTCTGGGCCGCTTTGCTGCATGATCTGCAACAGGGACAGTTACAGCCGTTCTATCAGGTGCTGCCGGAGGGGGATCAGTTGTCCATTCCCTGGTCACGCCATGATTTCCTGGCCCCCCGTAAATATCTGACCACCAGGACCCTGCAGGCCAGCCGCGGCTGCCCCTACAACTGTCCCTTCTGTACGGTTACCCCCCACTTCGGACGTACCTTTCGCTACCGTGAGCCGGAGGATGTGTTGGCAGAACTGAGGAGTTTCAAGCCAGGTCTGATGGTGTTTCTGGATGACAATATCCTGGGGGACCCGGAACGGGCCAAGCCGATCCTGCGTGGGATGGCCGGTATGGGGTTGAAGTGGGGCGGACAAGCCAACCTGCGTTTTGCTGAAGACCCGGAACTGGTCCGGCTGCTGGCTGCCTCCGGTTGTGTCGGTATTTTTGTGGGGCTTGAATCTGTGGATGGCGAGTATGCCAACCTCCCCAAGACCGCCGGCAAGACCTCCCAGGCTGACCTGATCAAGCGGGTCCGGGATACCGGCGTGGTGGTGGAGGCCTCGGTTATCTTTGGATTTGACGATCATGATGCAGGAGTGTTTGAGCGAACCGTGCGTTACCTGGAAAACTGTGCAGCCAGCCTGCCCACCTTTCATATTCTGACCCCCTATCCCGGCACTGCGCTGTTCTCGCAGTTTCAGCAGGAGGGGAGGTTGCTGCATACTGACTGGCAGCGCTATGACCATGGTCAGGTGGTATATCAGCCCAAGCAGATGTCTCCTGAACGTCTATACAATGGCTGGGTACAGGCCCGCCAAGAGGCCTACCGCTGGCCTGCGATTGCCGGACGGGTCATGCAGAGCCCCGGCAAAGGGGTCAACCTGTTGTACAACCTCCTGCGGCGGGGCGGGATTTACGGCAGGGAGGAGAAAACAACATGA
- a CDS encoding B12-binding domain-containing radical SAM protein has product MNILLLRPHPGHDKFGLGPFFCVEPLGLEYIAAALLQDHHQVTIADLRFRPGLATVLRRSRPRLVGISCLHTLEFEQVLATAREVRRLAPEVFIIVGGHAAAAFSGPLENNVVDAVMVEDGESLMPLLAGCLERGEPLDQVPGLRLRRPDGWQSTPRLEERPALDLVPLPARDLVRQYRNGYHCLLFKPVWLIETARGCPHRCSFCSVWQLYDRTCRERSIAAVVEDFATSGDAVFVADDLFWYNPARSLELAAALKKRGVYKRWILVQTRTDLICRSAAIMAAWRPLAKDFDIFLGLEAASDNGLSGLDKDSGIKESIEAVRIARELKYGINGNFLVDPDWDEEGFRQLWGFVEQYGLQRAGFTILTPLPGTDYYRTVAHRTAGQPWSNFDMHHLLWEPRLGPERFFELYAETWRRSILNTAGDKGIMDWVRQVRPSQIPYIIRVLWRTQRMMKPAEYMKEYRASCPAGTGGAP; this is encoded by the coding sequence ATGAACATTCTGTTGCTGCGCCCCCATCCCGGTCATGACAAGTTCGGTCTGGGACCGTTCTTTTGTGTTGAACCGCTGGGCCTTGAATATATCGCTGCAGCCCTGTTGCAGGACCATCATCAGGTCACGATTGCCGACCTGCGCTTCCGTCCCGGGCTTGCCACGGTGCTGCGCCGCTCACGGCCCCGACTGGTCGGCATCAGCTGTCTGCATACCCTTGAGTTCGAGCAGGTGCTGGCAACCGCCCGTGAGGTGCGGCGTCTGGCGCCGGAAGTATTCATCATCGTGGGGGGACACGCTGCTGCGGCCTTCTCCGGACCGCTGGAAAACAATGTGGTTGATGCCGTGATGGTGGAGGATGGGGAGAGTCTGATGCCGTTGCTGGCAGGCTGTCTGGAGCGGGGGGAACCGCTGGACCAGGTGCCGGGGTTGCGGCTGCGCAGACCGGACGGCTGGCAGAGTACCCCCCGGCTTGAGGAACGTCCGGCACTGGATCTGGTGCCGCTGCCTGCCCGTGATCTGGTCAGGCAGTACCGCAACGGCTACCACTGCCTGCTGTTCAAGCCGGTCTGGCTGATCGAGACCGCCCGGGGCTGCCCCCACCGCTGCTCCTTCTGCTCGGTCTGGCAGCTGTACGACCGTACCTGCCGGGAGCGTTCCATTGCGGCGGTGGTGGAGGACTTTGCCACCAGCGGTGATGCGGTTTTTGTGGCCGACGATCTGTTCTGGTACAATCCGGCCCGCTCCCTGGAACTGGCAGCGGCGCTCAAGAAGCGCGGGGTCTATAAACGCTGGATACTTGTCCAGACCCGCACCGACCTGATCTGCAGAAGCGCCGCTATCATGGCGGCCTGGCGCCCCCTGGCAAAGGACTTTGACATCTTTCTGGGGTTGGAGGCGGCCAGTGACAACGGGCTGTCCGGTCTGGACAAAGACAGCGGCATCAAAGAAAGCATTGAGGCGGTACGGATTGCCCGGGAGCTGAAGTATGGCATCAACGGCAATTTCCTGGTTGATCCTGACTGGGACGAGGAGGGCTTCAGGCAGCTCTGGGGGTTTGTGGAACAGTACGGTCTGCAACGGGCCGGATTCACCATCCTGACCCCCTTGCCCGGCACCGACTATTACCGTACTGTTGCCCACCGAACCGCTGGTCAGCCTTGGTCAAACTTTGACATGCACCATCTGCTCTGGGAACCGAGGCTGGGGCCTGAACGGTTTTTTGAGCTGTATGCCGAGACCTGGCGCCGTTCAATCCTGAATACTGCCGGAGACAAGGGGATCATGGACTGGGTCAGACAGGTGCGCCCTTCCCAGATCCCGTACATCATCCGGGTCCTGTGGCGCACCCAGCGGATGATGAAACCTGCGGAATATATGAAGGAATACCGTGCCAGCTGCCCGGCGGGAACAGGAGGTGCCCCATGA
- a CDS encoding lysophospholipid acyltransferase family protein, whose translation MSLYSSLNLFFIKLFTMLVPRWLHAPFALFWGTLFYLLTPRQRRGMRANLRIVTGRRQVERLLIASYYKYARNWCDVMLMIQLRGDRLQALIGQRSSGKALDDALAKGSGAILVSPHFGNWELGGLGLADLGYKLHVMTFPEPDAKVNQQREQVRTERGIGVIYVDRHDTSPLAVIEAVNALRRNEIICLIGDRDGSSNTVQLDFFGQPTDIPVGAAYLAMATGAPVLPVFVPLLPDGRYATLMDEPIFFQSSHGHHRQSIKAGMEQLVAVFERYIRQYPDQWYNFFDFWADTSRKKRIADE comes from the coding sequence ATGTCGCTTTACAGCAGTCTCAACCTGTTCTTTATCAAGCTGTTTACCATGCTGGTGCCCCGCTGGCTGCATGCCCCCTTTGCCCTGTTCTGGGGGACACTGTTTTACCTGCTGACACCACGGCAGCGCCGGGGCATGCGGGCGAACCTGCGGATAGTGACCGGCAGACGGCAGGTTGAGAGGCTGCTGATCGCCAGTTACTACAAATATGCCCGGAACTGGTGTGATGTGATGCTGATGATCCAGTTGCGGGGCGACCGTCTTCAGGCCCTGATCGGCCAACGCAGTTCCGGCAAGGCGCTGGATGATGCCCTTGCCAAAGGCAGCGGCGCGATCCTGGTCTCGCCCCATTTCGGTAACTGGGAGCTGGGGGGACTTGGCCTGGCGGATCTGGGCTACAAGCTGCATGTGATGACCTTTCCCGAGCCGGATGCAAAGGTCAACCAGCAGCGAGAGCAGGTGCGCACAGAACGGGGCATCGGCGTGATCTACGTTGACCGCCATGACACCTCACCTCTGGCAGTGATAGAGGCGGTTAACGCCCTGCGGCGCAACGAGATTATCTGTCTGATCGGTGACCGCGATGGCTCTTCCAATACGGTTCAGCTTGATTTTTTCGGCCAGCCAACGGATATTCCGGTTGGCGCTGCCTATCTTGCCATGGCCACTGGCGCGCCGGTATTGCCGGTGTTTGTCCCGCTTCTGCCTGATGGCCGCTACGCAACGCTGATGGATGAGCCGATATTCTTTCAGAGCAGCCACGGCCACCATCGCCAGTCAATCAAGGCCGGTATGGAGCAGCTGGTTGCTGTTTTTGAACGTTACATTCGACAGTATCCGGATCAGTGGTATAACTTTTTTGATTTTTGGGCCGACACTTCCCGCAAGAAAAGGATAGCAGATGAGTGA